The following are from one region of the Nymphaea colorata isolate Beijing-Zhang1983 chromosome 7, ASM883128v2, whole genome shotgun sequence genome:
- the LOC116258100 gene encoding uncharacterized protein LOC116258100 isoform X2: MATSPSAEFQKIQIQRDDTTFDAYVIGKEDGPGIVVLQEWWGVDFEIKNHARHIANLEPGFKALIPDLYRGKVGLDAAEAQHLMDGLDWQGAVKDIRASVNWLKANGSQKVGVTGYCMGGALSIASAVLVPEVDAVVAFYGVPSSELADPSSVKAPVQAHFGELDNFVGFSDITAAKALEEKLKASGVPYEVHIYPGNGHAFMNASPEGVERRKKMGLTDPDDAAVNLAWSRFKSWMQKYLCP, from the exons ATGGCGACCTCCCCATCTGCCGAATTCCagaaaatccaaatccaaagagaTGACACT ACTTTTGATGCTTACGTCATCGGGAAAGAAGATGGCCCAGGGATAGTGGTTCTGCAGGAGTGGTGGGGTGTTGATTTTGAGATCAAAAACCATGCTCGCCATATTGCTAATCTGGAACCTGGTTTTAAAGCTCTTATCCCAGA TTTGTACCGTGGGAAGGTTGGCCTGGATGCTGCAGAAGCACAACATCTGATGGATGGTCTTGACTGGCAAGGTGCAGTTAAGGACATTCGTGCATCTGTTAATTGGCTTAAGGCGAATGGCTCACAGAAG GTAGGAGTTACAGGCTATTGCATGGGTGGTGCATTGTCAATTGCAAGTGCTGTTTTGGTCCCAGAAGTTGATGCTGTGGTGGCATTCTATGGTGTTCCTTCTTCAGAGCTTGCAGATCCTTCATCCGTTAAAGCCCCTGTTCAAGCACATTTTGGAGAGCTTGATAACTTTGTTGGGTTCTCAGACATTACG GCTGCCAAGGCTCTTGAGGAAAAGCTAAAGGCAAGTGGAGTTCCTTACGAGGTCCACATTTATCCAGGCAATGGTCATGCATTCATGAATGCTTCTCCAGAAGGGGttgaaaggaggaagaaaatggGATTAACAGACCCAGATGACGCAGCAGTTAATCTTGCTTGGTCTCGCTTCAAGTCCTGGATGCAGAAGTACCTGTGCCCGTGA
- the LOC116258100 gene encoding uncharacterized protein LOC116258100 isoform X1, whose amino-acid sequence MLYYEMGLVLLARNVLLHKPLLSPALPRHLPRVAFSKLPSSFSIRSMATSPSAEFQKIQIQRDDTTFDAYVIGKEDGPGIVVLQEWWGVDFEIKNHARHIANLEPGFKALIPDLYRGKVGLDAAEAQHLMDGLDWQGAVKDIRASVNWLKANGSQKVGVTGYCMGGALSIASAVLVPEVDAVVAFYGVPSSELADPSSVKAPVQAHFGELDNFVGFSDITAAKALEEKLKASGVPYEVHIYPGNGHAFMNASPEGVERRKKMGLTDPDDAAVNLAWSRFKSWMQKYLCP is encoded by the exons ATGCTGTATTACGAAATGGGACTTGTCCTACTAGCAAGGAACGTCCTTCTCCATAAACCCTTGTTGAGTCCTGCTCTGCCCAGGCATCTCCCTCGCGTGGCTTTTTCCAAGCTTCCATCCTCCTTCTCCATTCGATCAATGGCCACCTCCCCATCTGCCGAATTCCagaaaatccaaatccaaagagaTGACACT ACTTTTGATGCTTACGTCATCGGGAAAGAAGATGGCCCAGGGATAGTGGTTCTGCAGGAGTGGTGGGGTGTTGATTTTGAGATCAAAAACCATGCTCGCCATATTGCTAATCTGGAACCTGGTTTTAAAGCTCTTATCCCAGA TTTGTACCGTGGGAAGGTTGGCCTGGATGCTGCAGAAGCACAACATCTGATGGATGGTCTTGACTGGCAAGGTGCAGTTAAGGACATTCGTGCATCTGTTAATTGGCTTAAGGCGAATGGCTCACAGAAG GTAGGAGTTACAGGCTATTGCATGGGTGGTGCATTGTCAATTGCAAGTGCTGTTTTGGTCCCAGAAGTTGATGCTGTGGTGGCATTCTATGGTGTTCCTTCTTCAGAGCTTGCAGATCCTTCATCCGTTAAAGCCCCTGTTCAAGCACATTTTGGAGAGCTTGATAACTTTGTTGGGTTCTCAGACATTACG GCTGCCAAGGCTCTTGAGGAAAAGCTAAAGGCAAGTGGAGTTCCTTACGAGGTCCACATTTATCCAGGCAATGGTCATGCATTCATGAATGCTTCTCCAGAAGGGGttgaaaggaggaagaaaatggGATTAACAGACCCAGATGACGCAGCAGTTAATCTTGCTTGGTCTCGCTTCAAGTCCTGGATGCAGAAGTACCTGTGCCCGTGA
- the LOC116258001 gene encoding dirigent protein 1-like codes for MAASFRGTKATVMAILPLLMMLSSSSFASEEEMGETNIVCYMHDLLTGKNVTAVPVTLAANSTGFGTIVAIDDAVTEGPDRRSAIVGRAQGIYIASALDSSDFHLVFSVVFTEGKHKGSTLEIQGADRYLQQKREVSVVSGTGEFRYARGYAVLETVELDPPLNAVIKFNLTIRYPVADS; via the coding sequence ATGGCGGCTTCTTTCAGGGGAACAAAGGCTACCGTGATGGCCATCCTGCCCCTCCTGATGATGTTGAGTTCCAGCAGCTTTGCCTCGGAGGAAGAAATGGGAGAGACCAACATCGTCTGTTACATGCATGATTTGTTGACAGGCAAGAATGTGACCGCGGTTCCGGTGACTTTGGCGGCCAATTCGACGGGGTTCGGCACAATAGTCGCCATTGATGATGCAGTGACGGAAGGTCCTGACCGGCGATCTGCCATCGTGGGCAGGGCTCAGGGCATCTACATAGCTTCTGCATTGGACAGTTCCGACTTCCACCTCGTGTTCTCGGTCGTCTTCACCGAGGGAAAGCACAAGGGGAGCACGCTGGAGATACAGGGAGCCGACCGCTACTTGCAGCAAAAAAGGGAGGTGTCCGTGGTTTCGGGAACAGGCGAGTTCCGGTACGCTAGAGGCTACGCCGTATTAGAGACGGTTGAGCTTGACCCACCGCTAAATGCTGTTATAAAGTTCAATCTTACCATCCGCTACCCCGTTGCAGATTCTTAA
- the LOC116258042 gene encoding mitogen-activated protein kinase kinase kinase 18-like: MHVKFEQVAAMASGWRRGATVGCGSSATVSLATLHESGALFAVKSAQLPFAAHLRREHSILSSLSSPHIVRCLGTDVTREGGKEFYNLFMEYFPRGTLCDEIRRQGGRLPEPEISRHARSVLLGLRYLHGIGIVHSDIKGSNLLVGCDGEVRIGDLGCALRTGVTAEAGGLAGTPLFMAPEVARGESQGSAADVWALGCTMVEMATGRPPWAAEVTDPVSALYRIGCTDAVPEMPGNLSEEGQDFLAKCFCRNPSERWTAEQLLQHPLVSKVKEVDIEGKSVSHSPKSILDRDLWDSLESRSTKMGSETNDSMPVLAPASTAAGRIKSLISPASRRPDWSWGENWVCVRAEAPDNLPMPSISGEPDFEQPAIESTTGRNIDDNIDVETTAAFDAFHRRQLP; this comes from the coding sequence ATGCATGTTAAGTTCGAACAAGTTGCCGCAATGGCTTCAGGCTGGCGCAGAGGAGCAACCGTAGGCTGCGGTTCCTCCGCCACCGTCTCCCTCGCTACACTCCACGAATCCGGCGCCCTCTTCGCCGTCAAGTCCGCCCAGCTCCCCTTCGCCGCCCACCTCCGCCGCGAGCACTCCATCCTCTCCTCCCTTTCCTCCCCCCACATCGTCCGCTGCCTCGGCACTGATGTCACCCGCGAAGGTGGCAAAGAGTTCTATAACCTCTTCATGGAGTACTTCCCCCGCGGCACGCTCTGCGACGAGATCAGGCGCCAGGGCGGCCGTCTGCCGGAGCCGGAGATCAGTCGCCACGCGAGGTCGGTGCTGCTGGGCCTCCGCTACCTCCACGGGATTGGAATCGTCCACAGCGACATCAAGGGGAGCAATTTGCTCGTGGGTTGCGATGGCGAGGTTAGGATTGGCGACCTCGGCTGCGCGTTGCGGACGGGCGTCACCGCCGAAGCGGGCGGCTTGGCGGGCACGCCGCTTTTCATGGCACCGGAGGTGGCCAGGGGGGAGAGCCAAGGGAGCGCGGCCGACGTCTGGGCGCTAGGATGTACCATGGTGGAGATGGCCACGGGGCGGCCTCCTTGGGCTGCAGAGGTCACCGACCCGGTCTCGGCTCTTTACCGGATTGGGTGCACGGACGCGGTCCCGGAGATGCCGGGAAATTTGTCGGAGGAAGGGCAGGATTTTCTCGCGAAGTGTTTCTGCCGGAATCCGTCGGAGAGGTGGACGGCAGAGCAGCTGCTGCAACACCCTCTCGTCAGTAAAGTGAAGGAGGTGGACATCGAGGGGAAGTCAGTTTCCCACTCACCCAAGAGCATTCTTGATCGTGATCTTTGGGATTCTCTAGAAAGCCGCAGCACTAAAATGGGAAGCGAAACGAACGATTCCATGCCGGTTCTTGCCCCTGCATCTACTGCCGCCGGTCGAATCAAGTCTTTGATTTCTCCGGCTTCTCGGCGGCCAGATTGGTCTTGGGGGGAGAATTGGGTTTGCGTGAGGGCAGAGGCGCCGGATAATTTGCCAATGCCGAGTATTTCAGGCGAGCCGGATTTTGAACAGCCGGCAATTGAATCGACCACCGGCAGGAATATTGATGACAACATCGACGTCGAAACAACTGCAGCGTTTGATGCCTTTCACAGAAGGCAACTTCCATAA